The sequence GGTGGCGTCCTGGGCCTGTACGGGGAATCCGGGCGCGATGTGTTCCTTCCCGTCGGTGAGCAGGAAACAACCTGCCGCACCGCGTTTGATGACCACGCTTCGAGGCCCTCGCTTGAGCAGCTCGCGGGCGGACACCAGCGGATCATCCAGTCCGGTCAGGTTCCTCGCTTCGGTTTCTGTCGCCAGGAACACGGTCGTGAGGCCAATTGCGTTTTGCCACCAGGACGAATCGACCGCCGGGTTGCCGGGTCCGGGGTCGAAGAAAACGGGCACGTTCGATTTATGCGCTGTCCGCATGGCGTCCAGGATGAGTTTCGGGGTCCACTCGTATTCCGCCCAGCCGCCTGCGAACAACGCCTCGGCTTCTCGTATCGAACGCTTCCATTCTTCGGGGAACGATTTCAAGCGGAGGCTTCCGCCATAACCGAGGTAAGCGGGTTCGCCCTGGCCATCGACGACGACTCCGGCCACGGGAGTCTCCGCTTCGGGGGTGATGCGCACGTTCGATACGTCGATCTCCTCGCGCTGCAATCCGGCGAGCACGGCTCGACCGAAACGGTCGCTGCCGATCTCCCCCATACAACCGACGTCCATCCCCAGGCGCGCTGCGGTGATGGCGACGTTGGTCGCGCCGCCCGGACCAATCTCCAGATACGTGGCCCGTTGGATGTCTCCCGCCTGGACCGGAAAATGGGGAATGTGCAGACTCAGATCGACGATCAAGTCACCGAACACCAGTATCATGGCTGCTTGCCCTCCCTGGCTGCGATCCACGCTTCTACGAAGGCTTCGACGGTGCGCGGAGCGGCGGGTAGCCCGATCGCCTCGGCCAGGCGGATCATCTGCGGTGGTTCCAATCCTGCTGCGTGCAAGATATCTTCCTGCGCCAGTGATATTTGCGCACGGTCGTCTATCAATATCCTACCCTGGGACATCACAACGACGCGGTCGAAATGTTCGGCGCAGAAATCCAAATCGTGCGTGATGGCGATCACCGTGTGGTTTTCCGACTTCAAGCGTTCGATCATCTCGCCCATCATCGCCACACCGTTCGAATCCTGCCCGGTCGTGGGTTCGTCGAAAATGATGATCGGTGTTTCCATTGCCAGGGTGGCGGCGATTGCAACCAGGTTGCGTTTCGACGCATGCAGGTCGTATGGATGCCGGTCGCCGAGGGATTGAAGCGCGGTCAATTGAAGCGCTCGTTCCACGCGCGCATCAACCTCCGCAGGGTTCAAATTCAAATTCTTCGGCCCGAAAGTCACCTCTGCGCGCACCGTGCGGGCGAAGAGTTGATCGTCGGGATTCTGGAACACATATCCGACCCTGCGGGATAGCTGCGCCACCGTGTGCTCCTGTGTGTTCCATTCGCCGATGAGAACGTTCCCCGACGTGGGCAGGAGCAGACCGTTGAGATGTTTGACGAGCGTCGTCTTTCCGGCGCCGTTCTCCCCGATGATCGCCACGGCTTCGTCGTCTTTGATTCGCAAGTCGATATCGCGCAGCGCTTCGACGCCGGAAGGGTATTGATAGGAAAGGTTTTCGATGACGACGTTCATCGAAAGATCTCCGTCGCCTGCTCGAGGGTAATCGGCAGGTCGCCGTCCGTTTTACCTGCTCCGCGCGCTCTGGCCGATTGCGCGGCACGCGTGAAACGTGTGGGTTGAAGCCCGATCTCGTCCAATTTGGAGGAGGTAAGCACGCTTCGAGGTGCGCCGTCCGCGATGACGCGGCCTTCCGACAGGAGCAATACTCGGTCCGAAAATCGAGCCAGCCACTCCAGCTTGTGCTCGACGAGCACCACGGTCATCTCTCGCTCCTGAACCATGCGCTGCAGCGCGAGAAAAAGGTCCCGCGTCCCGGACGGGTCCAACTGACTCGTCGGTTCGTCCAGCACGAGCACCCGCGGCCGCATGGCGATCATCGACGCCAGCGCCAGACGCTGCTGCTGTCCACCCGAAAGGTCAAATGGAGAGCGATCTGATATTTCCTGCAGCCCCATCATGCTCAGCGCCCAGCCCACGCGATCTTCGATTTCACTGCGCGGCAGGCCCAGGTTTTCGAGCCCGAATGCCACTTCTTCGCTTACCGAGAACTCCGACCCCGTGATCTGGTTGAAGGGATTTTGAAACACGAGACCGATGTCTCCGGCGATCTCGCCCAGCGGTGTTTCGCTGATGTTTTTCGTCCCCACCGTGACCTGCCCTGTCAGCCGGCCATGATAGAAATGGGGGATGAAGCCGGTGAGGGCGTAGCACAGCGTCGACTTCCCTGCTTCGTTCGGTCCCACGACGCCGCAGAACTGCCCGGTGGGGATCGTCAGTTCGATTTCCTGCAGCACCTCTTCCTCGCTGCCGGGATAACGGTAGGATAGTTTCTCGACCCGAATCATGGGGTCAGCCCCACGATCCTGGCCGCGATCAGCGCCAACATGACGAGGAGGAAACCCCAGCGCAGAACGGATTGACTTTTTGAATCCGCCAGTTCGGTGAGACTCGTCCTTGGTCCCTGGCGGCTGAAGGCGCGCGCCTCCAGCGCCATGGCGCGCTCGTCCAATTCCAGAACGCTGCCGAGGATCAACGGCGCCACGAGCGGAACCAGCATGCGCATGCGGTGAATCAAGGACCCTTCGGTTTCCAGCCCGCGGGAGCGCTGCGCATCGAGAATGCCCTGCGCCTTATCCTGGAAGCGAGGGATGATTTGCAGGGCGGCGAGGATGATGTAGGCGATCTGCCGCGGCATGCCGCGTTCGATCAGCGCCAGCATGAGTTTGTCCGGCCGGGTGACGATCATCATCAGCACGGCCGCGCCCAACCAGACCAACAAGCGTGCGGTGAAATGCGCCGCCAGCCACAAGCCTTCCTCCTTGAGGGAAAGCGGCCCGAGCTGGAGCAGCACGTGCGTACCGCGGGCGAAGAAACCCTGGATGAGGAAGAGCGACAGTGCGAAGGGCCAGATCAATAATGCGTTGCTCTTGATGAAGGGCCGGAAGACCTGTCCCCAAAAGGCCAGCGGCAGCAGTCCGACGGCGTAGAGCGCGAGCAGCCACCATACGTTGGACAGCGTGGCTGCGGCCACGAAAAAAACGCCCGTCATGGCGATTTTTGTCAGCGGATGAAGGGCGTGCAGCCCACTGGAGCGGGGAATGTAGAGCGTCGGTGTGCTCATCGATTAACCGCGTGCGCCTCCGACCCCTGTCTCGTGCAGCAGTAGGCTGCTTTTAGATCAACGGCTGTTTCCCCAGGGCTAGAAATAGAGAGTTACTCCTGGGAAAAGCGAGCTTTGAAATGCTCCGGCAGGGCTTGCAGGATGGCCCAGATGATGAAAAAGGTGACCGCCTTATCGATCGGATCGGAAACCGCACCTTGTGCCATGTTGGCGCCGAGCATGTCGAGTCCTGCACTACGGAAGGCAGCAACGAGCGCATCTGTGCCGGTACCCGTCACGCCGCCAAAAACGTAGGCTGCGATGGGCGCCGAAAGTACGGCAGCGATGATGCCCGTGATCAGGCCGGCGATGATGGATTTCCACCAGACCTTCATCCAGTCGCCCGTGCGGAAAGCGCCCGCCAATGCGCCGATGATCGCTGCCACCCCTGCCCAAGCGACGGCCTGGGGGAAAAGTCCGGTAATGGTCCACACGAAGTTGGCCAGAAATCCGGTCAGCGCGCCGGCCCAGGGTCCGACGAGCACGCCCACGAGCACCGTGCCAATCGAATCCAGGTAAAGCGGGATTTTTACGGATTGAACGAGCTGTCCTACGGCGACGTTGATGGCGATCGCCACCGGGATGAGGACGAGCGTCAATGTTGTAAACTCACGTCGAATTCGATCCATGACTGTTCCTCCCTCTCGAATGTGTCTGCCTAACGTGAACTATACGTCAGGCGCGCCCTTGAGTCCAGTATGATTTTGGAGATCCACGCGCGTTTGGATCATCGTTTTTACTGCACCACGCAAGCTGTGAGCGGGAGATGCGGAGAGATTTCCGCTTCTATGGTGCACGCGATCAACTCCCGCATGTTCTAAACGCACGCTCCGCGAGATGCATGGGACGAGATGCGGAAGTGATGATCTAAAGCGGATCATCACGACCGAAAGGCACCGTCCACAAATTTCTATACGGATTCGAGGATCTCTACAAGTCCACGGCCGCCGTTGACGCGAACCCGATCGCCCGTGTTCAAGCGCATCGTTGCATCACCGCAGCCGACGACGGCCGGGATTCCCAGTTCCCGAGCAACGATGGCGGCGTGACTGAGCGGTGCGCCCAGGTCGGTGACGATCGCCGCGGCGCGTGGGAAAAGCGTCGTCCAACCGATGTTGGTCAGGGTGGTAACCAGGATTTCCCCGGTTTGGAATTTGTCGCCATCTTCCAGGCGCTCCAACTTGCGTACGACCCCTTCGACCGTGCCGAGTGCCCCGGGGACGCCCGTGAGTGTACCAGCGGTGTCCTCGACGATTTCGTTGTCGGGGGCATTTGCGTTGTAAATGTCGCTGCGCCGATTCGCATCCGCCGCCCATTCGAAGGGGTCGAACCGCCCCACGAGGATCGTCGGGTACGGTGGAAGCACACGGTACCGTTCGTAGGTTTCTTTTCGCCCGGGGATGAACTTGCTTGCGGCATCGTCTCCCGCAAGCAACGCCAGGATTTCATCGATGGTCAGGATAAAAACGTCGTCGCCGATACCGACCAACTCGCCAGCGCGTAGTGCGAAGGCGCGAACCACCGTCGCGCAGCGAGTCGATTCAGAGCGCACCGCTTCCCGCTGATGTGCAGCGCGGGCGGCTTTTTCCAGACGCTTTTGCATCGCCTTTGCCTTGCGCGGGTAACGCTCGCGGAACCGCCCCCATGCAGCTTCGTATGCGTCTTTTTGTCTGGCCATTAGGGCTTCGATGTCGACGGGGTTTTTCTCAAACTCGTCGATCTGCCGGTCTAGCCAGGCGGGGTCCTCCAGGGGACGCGGCCAGGCATATTCGATTTCGTTCTCGCCTCGATGGCCGTAAGCCTCCATGTAGGACTGGCGACTCATCTCGCCACGGGCCACCTTGCTGAGTCCGATTATCGGTCCCAGGCTTGCCAGTGGTGAGGTCAGGCCGCTGAGATTGGACAGCAGTGCGTTGGCGTCCTCCGTTCCGACCAATTCGCCCAGTTCTTTTTCCAAACGATGCGGCAGGTCCGT comes from Anaerolineales bacterium and encodes:
- a CDS encoding carbohydrate kinase family protein: MILVFGDLIVDLSLHIPHFPVQAGDIQRATYLEIGPGGATNVAITAARLGMDVGCMGEIGSDRFGRAVLAGLQREEIDVSNVRITPEAETPVAGVVVDGQGEPAYLGYGGSLRLKSFPEEWKRSIREAEALFAGGWAEYEWTPKLILDAMRTAHKSNVPVFFDPGPGNPAVDSSWWQNAIGLTTVFLATETEARNLTGLDDPLVSARELLKRGPRSVVIKRGAAGCFLLTDGKEHIAPGFPVQAQDATGAGDSLNAAVMYAFLRELDLEQTGRLANATGAAKVQKLGTGYNMPTGEEIREVLDRFGMEWADILPRSSESG
- a CDS encoding ABC transporter ATP-binding protein; the protein is MNVVIENLSYQYPSGVEALRDIDLRIKDDEAVAIIGENGAGKTTLVKHLNGLLLPTSGNVLIGEWNTQEHTVAQLSRRVGYVFQNPDDQLFARTVRAEVTFGPKNLNLNPAEVDARVERALQLTALQSLGDRHPYDLHASKRNLVAIAATLAMETPIIIFDEPTTGQDSNGVAMMGEMIERLKSENHTVIAITHDLDFCAEHFDRVVVMSQGRILIDDRAQISLAQEDILHAAGLEPPQMIRLAEAIGLPAAPRTVEAFVEAWIAAREGKQP
- a CDS encoding ABC transporter ATP-binding protein codes for the protein MIRVEKLSYRYPGSEEEVLQEIELTIPTGQFCGVVGPNEAGKSTLCYALTGFIPHFYHGRLTGQVTVGTKNISETPLGEIAGDIGLVFQNPFNQITGSEFSVSEEVAFGLENLGLPRSEIEDRVGWALSMMGLQEISDRSPFDLSGGQQQRLALASMIAMRPRVLVLDEPTSQLDPSGTRDLFLALQRMVQEREMTVVLVEHKLEWLARFSDRVLLLSEGRVIADGAPRSVLTSSKLDEIGLQPTRFTRAAQSARARGAGKTDGDLPITLEQATEIFR
- a CDS encoding energy-coupling factor transporter transmembrane component T — encoded protein: MSTPTLYIPRSSGLHALHPLTKIAMTGVFFVAAATLSNVWWLLALYAVGLLPLAFWGQVFRPFIKSNALLIWPFALSLFLIQGFFARGTHVLLQLGPLSLKEEGLWLAAHFTARLLVWLGAAVLMMIVTRPDKLMLALIERGMPRQIAYIILAALQIIPRFQDKAQGILDAQRSRGLETEGSLIHRMRMLVPLVAPLILGSVLELDERAMALEARAFSRQGPRTSLTELADSKSQSVLRWGFLLVMLALIAARIVGLTP